From a single Petroclostridium xylanilyticum genomic region:
- a CDS encoding F0F1 ATP synthase subunit epsilon encodes MPSTFYLEVVTPERIFFGGNAQMVIVPGIDGSQGILPHHEAMVTTIGIGELKIKINNQWRTAAIANGFMEVMPDYVIILADSVEWPEEIDVKRAEAAKERARERLRQKQSRIEHLRTQAAVRRALTRLKVTKEIK; translated from the coding sequence ATGCCTTCTACTTTTTATCTTGAAGTAGTAACCCCTGAGCGAATCTTTTTTGGTGGCAATGCCCAGATGGTTATTGTTCCCGGTATAGACGGATCCCAGGGTATCCTTCCCCATCATGAGGCTATGGTTACTACCATTGGTATAGGCGAGTTGAAGATAAAGATCAACAACCAATGGAGAACTGCTGCTATCGCTAACGGCTTTATGGAGGTTATGCCAGACTACGTAATTATATTGGCAGACTCTGTTGAATGGCCGGAGGAAATAGATGTAAAAAGAGCAGAAGCAGCGAAGGAACGAGCCCGTGAGAGACTCAGGCAAAAACAGAGCCGGATTGAGCATCTTCGTACTCAAGCAGCTGTCAGGCGAGCATTGACGAGACTTAAGGTTACTAAGGAAATTAAATAG
- a CDS encoding accessory gene regulator ArgB-like protein: protein METLVKSLTSIFTKQLSLDQDKEQIIAYSLRLVISSIIGYLAIILIAYPLNILHITIPMAIAHSVLRVCSGGAHASTSTHCFIIGSLIFSALGLIVKWLLPIYNFMYISVSSAFIFIIAILIIKKYAPADVPDKPIKAKAQREKLKKLSLWVVIIWYLVIKLSLLFTGDKYATFIIATGWGILWQSFTLTKAGYKFTEFLDSLLFNIKISRRYDNV, encoded by the coding sequence ATGGAGACTTTAGTGAAATCACTTACTTCTATTTTTACAAAACAATTAAGTTTAGATCAAGATAAAGAACAGATTATAGCTTATTCATTACGGCTTGTCATTAGCTCTATCATAGGATATCTAGCCATTATCCTGATTGCTTATCCTTTAAACATATTACATATCACTATTCCTATGGCTATTGCACATTCTGTCTTAAGAGTGTGTTCCGGCGGTGCCCATGCTTCTACTTCTACCCATTGTTTTATAATAGGATCATTAATATTCTCTGCTCTTGGTTTAATTGTCAAATGGTTATTACCAATATATAATTTTATGTATATTTCAGTTAGTAGTGCATTTATATTTATTATTGCAATATTAATTATAAAAAAATATGCACCTGCAGATGTACCGGACAAGCCTATCAAAGCAAAAGCTCAAAGGGAAAAATTGAAAAAGTTGTCTTTGTGGGTTGTAATCATATGGTATCTGGTAATAAAACTATCTCTTTTATTTACAGGTGACAAATATGCTACGTTTATAATTGCAACAGGTTGGGGAATACTTTGGCAGAGTTTCACTCTAACTAAGGCAGGTTATAAGTTTACGGAGTTTTTAGACAGTTTGCTGTTCAATATTAAAATAAGCAGGAGGTATGACAATGTTTAA
- a CDS encoding cyclic lactone autoinducer peptide: protein MFKKLFVKFLSVLAVILTFLAYANVALATNTISYQPEIPESLLK, encoded by the coding sequence ATGTTTAAAAAGTTATTTGTTAAGTTTTTAAGTGTATTAGCTGTAATACTTACATTCTTGGCATATGCCAATGTTGCATTGGCAACAAACACAATAAGCTACCAACCAGAGATCCCTGAAAGTTTATTAAAATAA
- a CDS encoding DNA gyrase/topoisomerase IV subunit A, with protein sequence MATKNLLEQRITETLETNYMPYAMSVIISRAIPEIDGFKPSHRKLLYTMYKMGLLTGNRTKSANVVGQTMKLNPHGDMTIYETLVRLTRGNDALLHPFVDSKGNFGKQYSRDMAYAAPRYTEVKLDKICNEIFKDIDKNTVDFVDNYDGTLKEPTLLPTTFPNILVNPNQGIAVGMASNICSFNLEEMCETTIAYLKNENTDITKTLKAPDFSSGGKLIYNEKEINEIYNTGKGSFKLRAKYRYDKSNNCIEIYEIPYTTTTEVIIDKIIDLVKTGKVKDITDIRDETDLNGLKITLDLKRNTDPDKLMSRLFKLTTLQDTFSCNFNILINGAPVVLGVKGILREWTSFRINCIKRQITFDIDKKSDKLHLLKGLKKILLDIDKAIKIIRETEEDAYVIPNLMKGFDIDQTQAEFIAEIKLRNLNKEYILKRTDEIDSLEKELEDLRSTLNDETKIKKVIIKELREIAKKYGQPRRTEIIYEEQMEEITEEHLIDDYNLKIFLTEQSYLKKIPLISLRANADQKLKENDAIIQEIETNNRADLLLFSNKHTVYKLKVHEIADCKASNLGEYLPNLLQLDADEKIIYVVATNDYTGFMLFSFENGKIAKIDLNSYATKTNRKKLANAYSNFARLIHIIYLQEDIELVAFSSINKVLVFNTANISLKTTRDSQGVQVLNSKKGSTMVKVRRVDEVEFEDLDYYRTKNIPATGCYLKPEDRNKDQITLWE encoded by the coding sequence ATGGCAACCAAGAATTTGCTGGAGCAAAGAATTACAGAAACATTAGAGACTAATTACATGCCCTACGCGATGAGTGTTATTATCTCAAGGGCGATTCCTGAAATTGACGGTTTTAAGCCTTCACACCGGAAGTTGCTATACACTATGTATAAGATGGGTTTGCTGACAGGGAATAGGACGAAATCTGCCAATGTTGTTGGTCAGACCATGAAGTTGAATCCCCATGGGGATATGACTATTTATGAGACATTGGTAAGGCTAACCCGGGGAAATGATGCATTGCTGCATCCTTTTGTAGATTCAAAGGGAAATTTCGGAAAGCAGTATTCCAGGGATATGGCATATGCGGCACCTAGATATACCGAAGTAAAGTTAGATAAAATATGTAATGAAATATTTAAAGATATAGATAAAAATACAGTAGACTTTGTAGACAATTATGACGGGACATTAAAAGAGCCTACATTGCTGCCCACTACTTTCCCAAATATATTAGTAAACCCTAACCAGGGAATTGCGGTAGGGATGGCGAGTAATATTTGCAGCTTTAACTTGGAAGAGATGTGTGAAACAACTATCGCCTACCTGAAAAATGAAAATACAGACATCACAAAAACACTTAAAGCTCCCGATTTTTCCTCAGGAGGAAAATTGATTTATAACGAAAAAGAGATAAATGAAATATACAATACAGGGAAAGGCAGCTTTAAACTAAGGGCAAAATACAGGTACGATAAGAGCAACAACTGTATCGAAATTTATGAAATTCCTTACACTACTACTACTGAAGTAATTATTGATAAAATTATTGACCTGGTCAAGACAGGCAAAGTTAAAGATATTACAGATATAAGAGATGAAACAGATTTAAATGGCCTAAAAATCACATTGGATTTAAAAAGAAATACAGACCCGGACAAATTAATGAGCAGGCTTTTCAAACTAACAACGCTGCAGGATACTTTTAGCTGTAACTTTAATATACTTATTAACGGGGCGCCGGTAGTACTGGGTGTAAAAGGTATTCTTAGGGAATGGACTTCATTTAGAATTAATTGTATCAAAAGGCAGATTACCTTTGATATTGATAAAAAGTCAGACAAGCTTCATTTACTTAAAGGTTTGAAAAAGATACTGCTGGATATTGATAAGGCAATCAAGATTATCCGTGAAACCGAAGAAGATGCGTATGTCATTCCAAATTTGATGAAAGGCTTTGATATAGACCAGACACAGGCAGAGTTTATTGCAGAAATCAAATTAAGGAATTTAAACAAGGAATATATCTTAAAACGTACCGATGAAATTGATAGTCTGGAAAAAGAACTGGAAGATTTACGGTCCACTCTTAATGATGAAACAAAGATTAAGAAGGTTATTATTAAAGAACTAAGAGAAATTGCAAAAAAATATGGCCAACCCCGGCGTACTGAAATTATTTATGAGGAGCAAATGGAAGAAATAACAGAAGAACATTTAATTGACGATTATAATTTAAAGATTTTTCTCACAGAACAAAGTTACCTGAAAAAAATACCTTTAATATCACTAAGAGCAAATGCGGACCAAAAGCTTAAGGAGAATGATGCAATCATACAGGAAATAGAGACAAATAACAGGGCAGACCTGTTACTGTTTAGCAACAAGCATACTGTCTACAAGCTTAAGGTCCACGAAATTGCCGATTGCAAGGCAAGCAACCTGGGTGAATATTTGCCAAATCTGCTTCAATTGGATGCAGATGAAAAAATTATTTATGTAGTTGCAACAAACGATTACACAGGTTTTATGCTCTTCTCCTTTGAAAACGGAAAAATTGCAAAAATAGACTTAAATAGTTATGCTACAAAGACAAACAGGAAAAAGCTTGCAAATGCGTATTCCAATTTTGCCAGGCTCATACACATTATCTATCTTCAAGAGGATATAGAACTAGTTGCATTTAGTAGCATTAATAAAGTTTTGGTTTTCAATACTGCCAATATCAGCCTGAAAACCACCAGGGATTCCCAGGGGGTACAGGTGCTTAATTCTAAAAAAGGGAGCACAATGGTCAAGGTAAGAAGAGTTGATGAGGTAGAATTTGAGGATTTAGATTATTATAGGACTAAAAATATTCCTGCTACCGGGTGTTATTTAAAGCCGGAAGATAGAAACAAAGACCAGATTACACTATGGGAGTAA
- a CDS encoding sensor histidine kinase has translation MKMKFDKNIFKNKDLRSKIKLIIILLSAQGTLNLCFINTSLFYSTDNFNTKIPLVIIIFTNILSVFYIWIIKQIIELANKEIELKNTLVKLKESKEIISFLRIHKHDFFNHLQVIRGLAQIKNTERIMSYIDSTIGKVANTYKIANIAIPEIAVVIMQKAGEASNKLIKTDVEINTDLGYLNGDPMDYSQILFNLLDNAITALENDQNFDKKLGIIIDEDDEKYYFIIENNFPIIPSDIQTKIFDKGFTTKKDGEGGMGLYIVKSLVEKYKGTIEVISEEDLGTSFEVAIPKSQKLPPLCKSLN, from the coding sequence ATGAAGATGAAATTTGATAAAAACATTTTTAAAAATAAAGATTTAAGAAGTAAAATCAAATTGATAATAATATTGTTAAGCGCACAAGGGACTTTAAACTTATGTTTTATCAATACCAGTCTCTTTTATTCAACGGATAACTTCAACACGAAAATCCCCTTAGTTATCATTATATTTACTAATATTCTATCAGTTTTCTATATATGGATCATTAAACAAATAATAGAGCTTGCCAATAAAGAAATCGAGCTAAAAAATACATTGGTTAAGCTTAAAGAAAGTAAAGAAATTATTTCGTTTTTACGTATACATAAACATGATTTTTTCAACCATCTTCAGGTGATAAGAGGGCTTGCACAAATTAAAAATACAGAACGGATCATGTCATATATTGACTCTACTATAGGCAAAGTAGCAAACACTTATAAAATTGCAAATATTGCAATCCCTGAAATTGCGGTGGTTATTATGCAAAAGGCGGGCGAAGCATCTAATAAACTAATTAAAACGGATGTAGAGATCAACACTGATCTCGGTTATTTAAACGGAGATCCTATGGATTACTCGCAGATATTGTTCAATTTACTTGATAATGCGATAACCGCCTTAGAGAATGATCAAAATTTTGATAAAAAGCTTGGAATTATAATAGATGAAGATGATGAAAAGTATTACTTTATCATTGAAAACAACTTTCCTATCATTCCTTCGGATATTCAAACCAAGATATTTGACAAAGGTTTTACTACTAAAAAAGATGGTGAAGGAGGCATGGGGCTTTATATTGTAAAGTCTCTTGTAGAAAAGTATAAAGGTACAATAGAAGTAATCAGCGAGGAAGATCTCGGAACCAGTTTTGAAGTAGCCATTCCAAAATCCCAAAAACTACCACCTCTATGTAAATCCCTAAATTAA